The following are from one region of the Sorghum bicolor cultivar BTx623 chromosome 2, Sorghum_bicolor_NCBIv3, whole genome shotgun sequence genome:
- the LOC8064858 gene encoding uncharacterized protein LOC8064858, whose product MSVRIKAVVDRFVKELQEALDADIQDRIMKEREMQSYIEEREREVAEREAAWKAELSRREAEIARQEARLKMEKENLEKEKSVLMGTASSQDNQDGALEITVSGEKYRCLRFSKAKK is encoded by the exons ATGTCGGTGCGGATCAAGGCGGTAGTAGACCGGTTCGTGAAGGAGCTGCAGGAGGCGCTGGACGCGGACATCCAGGACCGCATCATGAAGGAGCGCGAGATGCAGAGCTACATCGAGGAGCGCGAGCGCGAGGTCGCCGAGCGGGAGGCCGCCTGGAAGGCCGAGCTCTCCCGCCGCGAG GCTGAGATTGCACGGCAAGAAGCCAGGCTGAAGATGGAAAAGGAGAATTTAGAGAAGGAAAAGAGCGTCCTCATGGGAACAGCATCCAGCCAAGACAACCAAGATGGAGCCCTTGAGATCACTGTCAGTGGTGAGAAGTACAGGTGCCTCCGTTTCTCCAAGGCGAAGAAATGA